In the genome of Quercus robur chromosome 3, dhQueRobu3.1, whole genome shotgun sequence, one region contains:
- the LOC126717764 gene encoding cyclin-SDS, producing MLTWDHTIYKPLLQILHTHAPTSITVLSLSLSLSQNSENKITKTESSLKKKAHSEYKNSKKSFTMKVALSRAKRKLETKPATLIKKKLRSELPRRRRSQISPILYSSLNLALPCKNSGFSAFPVDSSSFSYFGSEVSCDSSRVSVGSENKPSSNLRKRNLGEIEGSGAVVKANAPVRRVTRSYYRRKENEGKVGEAEVSESSCVESNSEVDAGVFVERSSKLKSKSGKLNEITEEIEGNEGSEAVSKSEISFVEQVSDGILNFSDGNVKANSEFNENEVVSVASAAKLAEEATEQVENRASEFEFSEISGNFFDANITVPNSESTIDQKQKSFEFDSDLACTEQFSYEDVSEYSSSFQSENFLESSDLEFSDYSPSIFFETGSEFSERSEGDSTPSRTFSLLLQYREDFSRSTTPLDTKISSRLENENHHQSTSVRRFEDEVDEESYVALRNRERRQLFPYNYAEEYCSTTDYGDLVLQLRSQMVHWIVEQSTEKELHQETMFLGVTLLDRFLSKGFFRDKRHLQIVGIACLTLATRIEEKQPHNSVQEKYFFMGSNVYSRFEVVAMEWLIQEILNFQCFLPTVHNFLWFYLKAAKADADLEKRAKYLAVLVLSVQEQLCYWPSTIAAALVILACLDSRQYAFQRVLETHIRTKDHDLHECIENLEWLLRYI from the exons ATGCTGACGTGGGACCACACCATATATAAACCCCTCCTTCAGATCCTCCACACGCACGCCCCAACTTCCATAaccgttctctctctctctctctctctctcacaaaattcAGAgaacaaaattaccaaaactgaatcctcactaaaaaaaaaagctcattcggaatacaaaaattcaaaaaaatcattCACAATGAAAGTAGCACTGAGCAGAGCGAAGCGAAAGCTCGAGACAAAACCAGCAACGCTCATCAAGAAGAAGCTCCGCTCGGAGCTACCTCGCCGGAGACGATCACAGATCTCTCCGATTCTATATTCGTCTCTGAATTTAGCTCTTCCTTGTAAGAATTCTGGTTTCTCTGCTTTTCCGGTGGACTCTAGCTCTTTCTCCTACTTCGGCAGCGAAGTTTCATGCGATTCGAGCAGAGTCTCCGTTGGATCGGAGAACAAGCCGAGTTCGAACTTGAGGAAGAGAAATCTCGGTGAGATTGAAGGCTCTGGAGCTGTGGTTAAGGCCAATGCACCTGTTCGTAGAGTTACCAGATCGTATTACAGAAGGAAGGAAAATGAAGGTAAAGTCGGTGAAGCGGAGGTCTCTGAGTCGTCGTGTGTGGAATCGAATTCTGAAGTTGATGCTGGAGTTTTCGTGGAGAGAAGCTCCAAGTTGAAGAGCAAAAGTGGAAAACTAAATGAAATTACGGAAGAGATTGAAGGAAATGAAGGCTCCGAAGCTGTTTCGAAATCGGAGATTTCTTTTGTTGAGCAAGTTTCCGATGGAATTTTGAATTTCAGTGACGGAAATGTAAAAGCAAATTCCGAGTTCAATGAAAACGAAGTCGTTTCGGTTGCTTCTGCTGCTAAGTTAGCTGAGGAAGCAACTGAGCAAGTTGAGAACAGAGcatcagaatttgaattttctgagaTTTCAGGAAATTTCTTCGACGCGAATATTACGGTTCCGAACTCTGAGTCCACGATTGATCAAAAGCAAAAGAGCTTCGAATTCGACTCCGATCTCGCTTGTACGGAGCAATTCTCATACGAAGACGTCTCCGAGTACTCGTCTAGCTTCCAATCGGAAAATTTTCTGGAAAGTTCTGACCTAGAGTTCTCGGATTACTCTCCATCTATTTTCTTCGAAACTGGAAGCGAATTTTCGGAGCGCTCGGAGGGAGATTCAACTCCTTCGCGTACTTTCTCTCTGCTCCTTCAGTACAGAGAGGATTTCTCGCGCTCAACTACTCCTCTTGACACCAAAATTTCTTCACGCCTCGAAAACGAAAATCATCATCAATCTACT TCCGTGAGGAGGTTCGAAGATGAGGTGGACGAAGAGAGCTACGTGGCATtgagaaacagagaaagaaggCAATTGTTTCCATACAACTACGCAGAGGAGTATTGCTCCACCACAGACTACGGCGATCTCGTTCTTCAGCTACGATCACAAATGGTCCACTGGATCGTTGag CAAAGTACTGAAAAGGAGCTTCACCAGGAGACGATGTTCCTAGGAGTTACCCTCCTTGACCGATTCCTAAGCAAAGGTTTCTTCAGAGACAAAAGACACCTTCAAATTGTTGGAATAGCCTGTCTTACATTAGCCACTAGGATTGAAGAGAAACAGCCCCACAACAG CGTTCAGGAAAAGTATTTCTTCATGGGAAGCAATGTGTACAGCAGATTCGAAGTTGTGGCCATGGAATGGCTGATTCAAGAGATCCTCAACTTCCAGTGTTTCTTGCCCACCGTTCACAACTTCTTGTG GTTCTACCTGAAAGCTGCTAAAGCTGATGCAGATTTAGAGAAGAGGGCCAAGTACCTGGCAGTACTAGTTCTTTCAGTCCAAGAGCAACTATGCTACTGGCCCTCAACAATTGCAGCAGCTCTTGTCATATTGGCTTGTCTAGATAGCAGACAATATGCATTCCAAAGAGTACTTGAG
- the LOC126719512 gene encoding uncharacterized protein LOC126719512 — protein MCDAVNTVNDHNLISLDMILVDEEGKLLHASIRRNLAQRYRPLLNEGCMYVIKNFSVEEYTGKYRHVHNPQKILFTSTTSVSKIDRLYHSIPEYQFELADYETIVSRCHNTTYLTDVIGRLEFIGIIEEIDLNDRLTKIRKIGLLLEENRYVQRKLWGKTALQIDDDFYKSDRDPFIVIVTSTIVKAYKGDYHVSSTCATKLYVNLDIPEVTRVRDKLHNTIKGSPRVADGELPLHDRKTRAELKDMEWNSKTEVIVVTCQAKIFNVNNRCRWYYNACLKCKKKVKMV, from the exons ATGTGTGATGCGGTTAACACAGTGAACGACCATAACCTTATCAGTCTCGATATGATATTGGTTGATGAAGAG GGAAAACTACTACATGCAAGTATCAGAAGGAATCTGGCTCAGCGTTACCGACCTCTCTTAAATGAAGGATGCATGTATGTGATAAAAAATTTCAGTGTAGAGGAATATACAGGGAAGTATCGTCATGTACATAACCCACAAAAAATTCTTTTCACGTCAACAACATCGGTCTCTAAAATCGATAGACTCTATCATTCAATACCTGAATACCAATTTGAACTTGCTGATTACGAAACAATAGTTTCCCGTTGCCACAACACAACTTATTTGACCG ATGTGATTGGCAGATTGGAATTTATTGGAATCATTGAGGAGATCGATTTAAATGACCGTCTAACAAAAATTCGAAAGATTGGACTGTTGTTAGAAGA GAACAGATATGTGCAAAGAAAGTTGTGGGGAAAAACTGCATTGCAGATAGATGATGATTTCTACAAAAGTGATCGAGATCCATTCATTGTAATAGTTACTTCAACTATTGTGAAAGCTTACAAAG GTGACTATCATGTATCATCCACATGTGCAACAAAGCTCTATGTCAACCTGGACATTCCAGAGGTTACAAGAGTTCGAGACAA ATTGCACAACACAATAAAAGGATCACCTAGAGTAGCAGATGGAGAACTTCCCCTACATGATAGAAAGACGAGAGCTGAATTAAAGGACATGGAATGGAACTCAAAGACAGAG GTCATAGTGGTGACATGCCAAGCCAAAATCTTTAATGTCAATAATAGATGCAGATGGTATTATAATGCATGTcttaaatgcaagaaaaaggTCAAAATGGTGTGA